A region from the Sandaracinus amylolyticus genome encodes:
- a CDS encoding ArsA family ATPase, with protein sequence MIPSRETRLLVCVGPGGVGKTTVAAALAVRAASEGRRVFLLTIDPARRLADALSISLEDEASEVRVDGPGRLDAAMLDTRASWDAFVARVAHDDETRARIQHNRVYQAFSRTLARSHAYVAMERLHHVLAARDADGRARWDLVVLDTPPTRSALDVLDAPSSLTRFVDERVVGALLGGGAPGAAVAKRVLGWIMGERLAGELATFLATFAPLRAGFAARASEVHAQLIARSTSFALVAAPLAAHLGDAAFLAGDLARRGIALDVLVVNRAFHVAPDGRAREGELDESHALAVLASAPGGSAREARLVLDEARRTERRAQSEDARAGVAARELARETRAARTITLPRLPREPVTPAALRALLDAARDLSADAAAVR encoded by the coding sequence TTGATCCCGTCGCGCGAGACGCGCCTGCTCGTGTGCGTCGGGCCGGGCGGCGTCGGCAAGACGACGGTCGCGGCGGCGCTGGCGGTGCGCGCGGCGAGCGAAGGGCGTCGCGTCTTCCTGCTGACGATCGATCCCGCGCGGCGGCTCGCGGATGCGCTCTCGATCTCGCTCGAGGACGAAGCGTCCGAGGTGCGCGTCGACGGACCGGGCCGCCTCGACGCGGCGATGCTCGACACGCGCGCGAGCTGGGACGCGTTCGTCGCGCGCGTCGCGCACGACGACGAGACGCGCGCGCGCATCCAGCACAACAGGGTGTACCAAGCGTTCTCGCGCACGCTCGCGCGCTCGCACGCGTACGTCGCGATGGAGCGGCTGCACCACGTGCTCGCGGCGCGCGACGCGGACGGACGCGCACGATGGGATCTGGTGGTGCTCGACACGCCGCCGACGCGGAGCGCGCTCGACGTGCTCGATGCGCCGTCGAGCCTGACGCGCTTCGTCGACGAGCGTGTGGTCGGGGCGCTCCTCGGAGGAGGCGCGCCCGGCGCGGCGGTGGCGAAGCGCGTGCTCGGGTGGATCATGGGCGAGCGGCTCGCGGGTGAGCTCGCGACGTTCCTCGCGACGTTCGCGCCGCTGCGCGCCGGGTTCGCAGCGCGCGCGAGCGAGGTGCACGCGCAGCTGATCGCGCGGTCGACGTCGTTCGCGCTGGTCGCGGCGCCGCTCGCGGCGCACCTCGGGGACGCGGCGTTCCTCGCGGGGGATCTCGCGCGGCGTGGGATCGCGCTCGACGTGCTCGTGGTGAACCGCGCGTTCCACGTCGCGCCCGACGGGCGCGCGCGCGAGGGCGAGCTCGACGAGTCGCACGCGCTCGCAGTGCTCGCGTCGGCGCCCGGTGGGAGCGCGCGCGAAGCCCGGCTCGTGCTCGACGAGGCCCGCCGCACCGAGCGACGCGCGCAGAGCGAGGACGCGCGCGCCGGCGTGGCCGCACGCGAGCTCGCGCGCGAGACGCGCGCGGCGCGCACGATCACGTTGCCGCGTCTGCCGCGCGAGCCGGTGACGCCCGCCGCGCTGCGCGCGCTGCTCGACGCGGCGCGCGACCTCAGCGCTGACGCAGCAGCTGTGCGTTGA
- a CDS encoding class I SAM-dependent methyltransferase: protein MTSTQAEIDLSYSVSNEFFKLWLDENMHYTSASFFTGKETLEEAQIQKSRVLYEYAEMTPDKLVLDIGCGWGSNLLYHSTRGTKVAHGITLSTGQCDWANQKMNLPETYEVKLQDFWKYEPAVKYDALQSIEMIDHVVSPQQSTQGLAIDLYRNYFERCWHLAKPGAWFGFQAILRDRVPRNRKDLEDLKFTADVIFPGGLNPRLEELIVAIRPFWECVEMRTQRESYGKTTGEWLRRLRENEREIRKQWGDQVYVDYERYLDTCVRAFANHWSSDVQMKLRRCDL, encoded by the coding sequence ATGACGAGCACCCAGGCCGAGATCGACCTTTCGTACAGCGTCTCGAACGAGTTCTTCAAGCTCTGGCTCGACGAGAACATGCACTACACCTCGGCGAGCTTCTTCACCGGGAAGGAGACGCTCGAGGAGGCGCAGATCCAGAAGTCCCGCGTGCTCTACGAGTACGCCGAGATGACGCCCGACAAGCTCGTCCTCGACATCGGCTGCGGCTGGGGCTCGAACCTCCTCTATCACTCGACGCGCGGCACCAAGGTCGCGCACGGCATCACGCTCTCCACCGGCCAGTGCGACTGGGCGAACCAGAAGATGAACCTGCCCGAGACCTACGAGGTCAAGCTGCAGGACTTCTGGAAGTACGAGCCCGCCGTGAAGTACGACGCGCTCCAGTCCATCGAAATGATCGACCACGTCGTCTCGCCCCAGCAGTCGACGCAGGGCCTCGCGATCGACCTCTACCGGAACTACTTCGAGCGCTGCTGGCATCTCGCGAAGCCCGGCGCGTGGTTCGGCTTCCAGGCGATCCTCCGCGACCGCGTGCCGCGCAATCGCAAGGACCTCGAGGACCTCAAGTTCACGGCCGACGTCATCTTCCCGGGCGGCCTCAACCCGCGCCTCGAGGAGCTGATCGTCGCCATCCGCCCGTTCTGGGAGTGCGTCGAGATGCGCACCCAGCGCGAGAGCTACGGCAAGACCACCGGCGAGTGGCTGCGCCGCCTCCGCGAGAACGAGCGCGAGATCCGCAAGCAGTGGGGCGATCAGGTCTACGTCGACTACGAGCGCTACCTCGACACGTGCGTGCGCGCCTTCGCGAACCACTGGTCGAGCGACGTGCAGATGAAGCTGCGTCGTTGCGACCTCTGA
- a CDS encoding carboxypeptidase-like regulatory domain-containing protein codes for MAASALLAVVLAFVGHAAAQPRTTVVGDAPDALAGVYQVPVAVLRPELSGSLVGVGGVGLSIDEPWADTTRYRLVGALAGSFSPAPWIAIGLQIQGRWDDVTRGTQSDGGLLGFPMLTLRLAAEPIEGLGIGLDGAVWIYGSDAPSLMAESTSVRGRAVGSYRARLADDVHLTVTAAVGGLLDNSRAATPRSVSDRLSDEDRLSLGVSDFHAVLAGVGGILRVGIVEALAELSWRVLVGDGAPSVGGSPLHVVLGARVRAVEELLELGIYADVLASEVQPSFIASGGPAAPIDPRFTVTLAAALRFGVGPSEGGDGSDDDHGDGDGSDDGALRPTGALTGRVVDDGGAPVAGATIEVHPADGTAPLTTTSDADGRWTVEGVPAGSARVVVRRDGRDPFETTVEVVAGDTPVEVATRMTATLPPGEIRGTIQGSDGRPLAGASIRIQPLGIELTTDADGAFEAAVPPGRYDVEVRAPGHRAQTRHVEVVERGVVLLNAQLLRQR; via the coding sequence ATGGCGGCCTCGGCGCTGCTCGCCGTGGTGCTCGCGTTCGTGGGCCATGCGGCGGCGCAGCCACGAACGACGGTCGTCGGCGATGCGCCCGACGCGCTCGCGGGCGTCTATCAGGTGCCGGTCGCGGTGTTGCGCCCCGAGCTCTCGGGCAGCCTGGTCGGCGTCGGCGGCGTCGGGCTCTCGATCGACGAGCCGTGGGCCGACACCACGCGTTATCGGCTCGTCGGCGCGCTCGCCGGCTCGTTCTCGCCCGCGCCGTGGATCGCGATCGGGCTGCAGATCCAGGGGCGCTGGGACGACGTGACCCGCGGGACACAGTCCGACGGCGGTCTGCTCGGCTTCCCGATGCTCACGCTGCGGCTCGCCGCCGAGCCCATCGAGGGCCTCGGCATCGGGCTCGACGGCGCGGTCTGGATCTACGGCAGCGACGCGCCCTCGCTGATGGCCGAGTCGACGTCGGTGCGCGGGCGCGCGGTGGGCTCGTATCGCGCGCGCCTCGCCGACGACGTGCACCTGACCGTCACCGCGGCCGTCGGTGGGCTCCTCGACAACTCGCGCGCCGCCACGCCGCGCAGCGTGAGCGATCGGCTCTCCGACGAGGATCGGCTCAGCCTCGGTGTCAGCGACTTCCACGCGGTGCTCGCGGGCGTCGGTGGGATCCTGCGGGTCGGGATCGTCGAAGCGCTCGCCGAGCTCTCGTGGCGGGTGCTGGTCGGAGACGGCGCGCCGAGCGTCGGCGGCTCGCCGCTGCACGTCGTGCTCGGCGCGCGCGTGCGCGCGGTGGAGGAGCTGCTCGAGCTCGGTATCTACGCCGACGTGCTCGCGAGCGAGGTGCAGCCTTCGTTCATCGCGAGCGGCGGTCCGGCGGCGCCGATCGATCCGCGCTTCACCGTCACGCTCGCGGCCGCGCTGCGCTTCGGCGTCGGGCCGAGCGAGGGCGGCGACGGCAGCGACGACGACCACGGCGACGGCGATGGCAGCGACGACGGCGCGCTGCGCCCCACCGGCGCGCTGACCGGACGTGTCGTCGACGACGGCGGCGCGCCGGTCGCGGGCGCGACCATCGAGGTGCACCCGGCCGACGGAACCGCGCCGCTCACCACGACGAGCGACGCCGACGGTCGCTGGACCGTCGAGGGCGTCCCCGCCGGGAGCGCGCGCGTGGTCGTGCGTCGCGACGGACGCGATCCCTTCGAGACGACGGTCGAGGTCGTCGCCGGCGACACCCCGGTCGAGGTCGCGACGCGCATGACCGCGACGCTCCCGCCGGGCGAGATCCGCGGGACCATCCAGGGCTCCGACGGGCGCCCGCTCGCGGGCGCGTCGATCCGCATCCAGCCGCTCGGCATCGAGCTCACGACCGACGCGGACGGCGCGTTCGAGGCCGCGGTGCCGCCCGGCCGTTACGACGTCGAGGTGCGCGCGCCGGGACATCGCGCCCAGACGCGTCACGTCGAGGTCGTCGAGCGCGGCGTGGTGCTGCTCAACGCACAGCTGCTGCGTCAGCGCTGA
- the acnA gene encoding aconitate hydratase AcnA has product MATTTTHPDSFKSRATIDVGGTKYEIFRLDALKGVGDVETLPFSIKVLLENLLRLEDGKNVTRATIEALAKYDPKNVGDTEISYTPARVLLQDFTGVPCVVDLASMREGLAAMGGDPKKINPLQPVDLVIDHSVQVDAFGTLRSFEENVKLEFERNGERYKFLKWGQGAFDNFRVVPPGTGIVHQVNIEYLAPVVFVRDQGGKKQAYPDTLVGTDSHTTMVNGLGVLGWGVGGIEAEAAMLGQPVAMLIPEVIGFELKGALKPGVTATDLVLTVTQMLRKKGVVGKFVEFYGAGMASLPLADRATIANMAPEYGATMGFFPVDEKTLDYLRLTGRSEDQIALVERYTKEQGLFRTNETKTPRFTDTLSLDLGDVVPSLAGPKRPQDRVALADMKRTWRRGLVGFLTKEMPAESTGALDAWLNEGGHDTIADAKAKTAITKRVACELPRAGKFDIGHGDVVIAAITSCTNTSNPSVLIAAGLVAKKAVEKGLQVKPWVKTSLAPGSQVVTEYLKDSGLLTYLEQLHFNVVGYGCTTCIGNSGPLEDEISASIKQGDLVAVSVLSGNRNFEGRVSPDVKANYLASPPLVVAYALAGSVDRDLQSEPIGTGKDGKPVFLKDIWPTPEEVAGAVGKHVKREQFEARYADVFRGPEQWQQTEAPKGATFSWDDASTYARKAPFFEGMSKDVPPPAGDIHGARALALLGDSVTTDHISPAGNIKADSPAGKYLQSKGVAPRDFNQYGARRGNHEVMVRGTFANIRLRNQVAPGTEGGVTKHFADEKTFDGPVTSIYEASEKYIASKTPLVVIAGKEYGTGSSRDWAAKGTYLLGVKAVIAESFERIHRSNLVGMGVLPLEFTGGMNAQSLGLVGNEVFSIVGIAGGLTPGKVLTVNVSGPSGAKAFQVKARVDTPAEVEYMLHGGILQYVLRQLA; this is encoded by the coding sequence ATGGCCACCACGACGACGCATCCGGATTCCTTCAAGAGCCGCGCGACCATCGACGTCGGCGGGACGAAGTACGAGATCTTCCGACTCGACGCGCTGAAGGGCGTGGGCGACGTCGAGACGCTCCCGTTCTCGATCAAAGTGCTGCTCGAGAACCTGCTGCGCCTCGAGGACGGGAAGAACGTCACGCGCGCGACCATCGAGGCGCTCGCGAAGTACGACCCGAAGAACGTCGGCGACACCGAGATCTCGTACACGCCCGCGCGCGTGCTCCTGCAGGACTTCACGGGCGTGCCGTGCGTGGTCGACCTCGCGTCGATGCGCGAGGGCCTCGCGGCGATGGGCGGCGACCCGAAGAAGATCAACCCGCTCCAGCCGGTCGATCTCGTCATCGATCACTCGGTGCAGGTCGACGCGTTCGGCACGCTGCGCTCCTTCGAGGAGAACGTGAAGCTCGAGTTCGAGCGCAACGGCGAGCGCTACAAGTTCCTCAAGTGGGGCCAGGGCGCGTTCGACAACTTCCGCGTGGTGCCGCCGGGGACCGGCATCGTGCACCAGGTGAACATCGAGTACCTCGCGCCGGTCGTGTTCGTGCGCGATCAGGGCGGCAAGAAGCAGGCGTATCCCGACACGCTCGTCGGCACCGACTCGCACACCACGATGGTCAACGGCCTCGGCGTGCTCGGCTGGGGCGTCGGCGGCATCGAGGCCGAGGCGGCGATGCTCGGTCAGCCCGTCGCGATGCTGATCCCCGAGGTGATCGGCTTCGAGCTCAAGGGCGCGCTCAAGCCCGGCGTGACCGCGACCGACCTCGTGCTGACGGTCACCCAGATGCTCCGCAAGAAGGGCGTCGTCGGGAAGTTCGTCGAGTTCTACGGCGCGGGCATGGCGTCGCTGCCGCTCGCGGATCGCGCGACGATCGCGAACATGGCGCCCGAGTACGGCGCGACAATGGGCTTCTTCCCGGTCGACGAGAAGACGCTCGACTACCTGCGCCTCACCGGCCGCAGCGAGGACCAGATCGCGCTGGTCGAGCGCTACACGAAGGAGCAGGGCCTCTTCCGCACGAACGAGACGAAGACCCCGCGCTTCACCGACACGCTCTCGCTCGACCTCGGCGACGTGGTGCCGTCCCTCGCGGGCCCGAAGCGCCCGCAGGATCGCGTGGCGCTCGCGGACATGAAGCGCACGTGGCGCCGCGGCCTCGTCGGGTTCCTGACGAAGGAGATGCCGGCGGAGAGCACGGGCGCGCTCGACGCGTGGCTGAACGAGGGCGGCCACGACACCATCGCCGACGCGAAGGCGAAGACGGCGATCACGAAGCGCGTGGCGTGCGAGCTGCCGCGCGCGGGCAAGTTCGACATCGGCCACGGCGACGTGGTGATCGCGGCGATCACGAGCTGCACGAACACGTCGAACCCGAGCGTGCTGATCGCGGCGGGCCTCGTCGCGAAGAAGGCGGTCGAGAAGGGCCTGCAGGTCAAGCCGTGGGTGAAGACCTCGCTCGCGCCGGGCTCGCAGGTCGTGACCGAGTACCTGAAGGACTCGGGGCTGCTCACGTACCTCGAGCAGCTGCACTTCAACGTGGTCGGCTACGGCTGCACGACGTGCATCGGGAACTCGGGCCCGCTCGAGGACGAGATCAGCGCGTCGATCAAGCAGGGTGATCTGGTCGCGGTGTCGGTGCTCAGCGGCAACCGCAACTTCGAGGGCCGCGTGTCGCCCGACGTGAAGGCGAACTACCTCGCGTCGCCGCCGCTGGTCGTCGCGTACGCGCTCGCGGGCTCGGTCGATCGCGACCTGCAGAGCGAGCCGATCGGGACCGGCAAGGACGGCAAGCCGGTGTTCCTGAAGGACATCTGGCCGACGCCGGAAGAGGTCGCGGGCGCGGTCGGCAAGCACGTGAAGCGCGAGCAGTTCGAGGCGCGCTACGCCGACGTGTTCCGCGGCCCCGAGCAGTGGCAGCAGACCGAGGCGCCGAAGGGCGCGACGTTCTCGTGGGACGACGCGTCGACCTACGCGCGCAAGGCGCCGTTCTTCGAGGGCATGAGCAAGGACGTGCCGCCGCCCGCGGGCGACATCCACGGCGCGCGCGCGCTCGCGCTGCTCGGTGACTCGGTCACGACCGATCACATCTCGCCGGCCGGCAACATCAAGGCGGACTCGCCGGCGGGCAAGTACCTGCAGAGCAAGGGCGTCGCGCCGCGCGACTTCAACCAGTACGGCGCGCGCCGCGGCAACCACGAGGTGATGGTGCGCGGCACGTTCGCGAACATCCGCCTCCGCAACCAGGTCGCGCCGGGCACCGAGGGCGGCGTGACGAAGCACTTCGCCGACGAGAAGACGTTCGACGGACCGGTGACGTCGATCTACGAGGCGAGCGAGAAGTACATCGCGAGCAAGACGCCGCTCGTGGTGATCGCGGGCAAGGAGTACGGCACCGGCAGCTCGCGCGACTGGGCGGCGAAGGGCACGTACCTGCTCGGCGTGAAGGCGGTCATCGCGGAGAGCTTCGAGCGCATCCACCGCTCGAACCTGGTCGGGATGGGCGTGCTGCCGCTCGAGTTCACCGGCGGGATGAACGCGCAGTCGCTCGGGCTGGTCGGCAACGAGGTGTTCTCGATCGTCGGGATCGCGGGCGGGCTGACGCCGGGCAAGGTGCTGACGGTGAACGTGAGCGGGCCGAGCGGCGCGAAGGCGTTCCAGGTGAAGGCGCGCGTCGATACGCCGGCCGAGGTCGAGTACATGCTGCACGGCGGGATCCTGCAGTACGTGCTGCGTCAGCTGGCCTGA
- a CDS encoding ATP-binding domain-containing protein: MDALMTDAVVAEEEALLTRVRAALQRAEHARATHDGLRDAGELRALREEAQTSAEDDLPALLHEMTVRQRLRERQEPGALPDPDHPYVAHLRVEDERGVRDYVLGHASYVDPRSDVRVVDWRTAPIAQVFYRYREGDEYEEEIAGRLVTGTVIARRVVVIERGVLTRILGDGIALSRGEDGWQDDHAIGLAGGGAGVAARRGSLGIGVGAEGRAARADVTALLDAEQHAAIAAPPSKPLLVIGSAGSGKTTVALHRLARITAREPSRYPVDRVRVIVPEEGLARLSRRLLEPLGVQGAQQVSTLDHWALTLAKETFGGVPRIGQDTPAIVLRLKRHPALFDALRARCASLAPERTRNVRKLQRALAPILTDYEFLGRVVEASKGDLPKSAIEETVRHTMRQLSDSPEKELASITDTAAKTTIDGRQVWEDTPEATAGSIDLEDLPIFLWLRAWRGGIGSARIAHLVLDEAEDFSLFELSVLRALVQQPPSVTLAGDDAQQTGTGFAGWARSLDALGAKGASEVKLSISYRCPRPVAELARAVLGVQAPDDAVRAAREGVPVVRDAFPDDAHAQLVMASAVRDLAEREPRASIAIIASDEEAARLAHDALSDTPRVRLVLEGDFTFEPGIDVTHVDAVKGLEFDYVVLPDVSARTYPDDRESRRRLHVAVTRTTYQLWIIEPGARSPILPSS, from the coding sequence ATGGACGCTCTGATGACCGACGCCGTGGTCGCCGAAGAGGAGGCGCTGCTCACGCGCGTGCGCGCGGCGCTGCAGCGCGCCGAGCACGCGCGGGCGACGCACGACGGGCTGCGCGACGCCGGCGAGCTGCGCGCGCTGCGCGAGGAGGCGCAGACGAGCGCCGAGGACGACCTGCCCGCGCTGCTGCACGAGATGACGGTGCGGCAGCGGCTGCGCGAGCGTCAGGAGCCGGGCGCGCTGCCCGATCCCGATCATCCGTACGTCGCGCACCTGCGCGTCGAGGACGAGCGCGGAGTGCGCGACTACGTGCTCGGGCACGCGAGCTACGTCGATCCGCGCAGCGACGTGCGCGTGGTGGACTGGCGCACCGCGCCCATCGCGCAGGTGTTCTACCGCTACCGCGAGGGCGACGAGTACGAGGAGGAGATCGCGGGACGGCTCGTGACCGGCACCGTGATCGCGCGGCGCGTCGTGGTGATCGAGCGCGGCGTGCTGACGCGCATCCTCGGCGACGGGATCGCGCTCTCGCGCGGCGAGGATGGGTGGCAGGACGATCACGCGATCGGGCTCGCGGGCGGCGGCGCGGGCGTCGCGGCGCGGCGTGGATCGCTGGGCATCGGCGTGGGCGCGGAAGGACGCGCGGCACGCGCCGACGTGACGGCGCTGCTCGACGCGGAGCAGCACGCGGCGATCGCGGCGCCGCCCTCGAAGCCGCTCTTGGTGATCGGCAGCGCGGGCAGCGGCAAGACCACGGTCGCGCTGCATCGGCTGGCGCGCATCACGGCGCGCGAGCCGTCGCGTTATCCCGTCGATCGGGTGCGCGTGATCGTGCCCGAGGAGGGCCTCGCGCGGCTGTCGCGCCGGCTGCTCGAGCCGCTCGGGGTGCAGGGCGCGCAGCAGGTCTCGACGCTCGATCACTGGGCGCTGACGCTCGCGAAGGAGACGTTCGGCGGCGTGCCGCGGATCGGTCAGGACACGCCGGCGATCGTGCTGCGGCTGAAGCGGCACCCGGCGCTCTTCGACGCGCTGCGGGCGCGCTGCGCGAGCCTCGCGCCCGAGCGCACGCGCAACGTGCGGAAGCTGCAGCGCGCGCTCGCGCCGATCCTGACCGACTACGAATTCCTCGGACGCGTGGTGGAGGCCTCGAAGGGCGACCTACCGAAGAGCGCGATCGAGGAGACGGTGCGCCACACGATGCGTCAGCTCTCGGACTCGCCGGAGAAGGAGCTCGCGAGCATCACCGACACGGCGGCGAAGACGACGATCGACGGGCGTCAGGTGTGGGAGGACACGCCCGAGGCGACGGCGGGCTCGATCGATCTCGAGGACCTGCCGATCTTCTTGTGGCTGCGCGCGTGGCGTGGGGGCATCGGGAGCGCACGGATCGCGCACCTGGTGCTCGACGAGGCGGAGGACTTCTCGCTCTTCGAGCTCTCGGTGCTGCGCGCGCTGGTGCAGCAGCCGCCGAGCGTGACGCTCGCGGGCGACGACGCGCAGCAGACGGGCACCGGGTTCGCGGGGTGGGCGCGCTCGCTCGACGCGCTGGGCGCGAAGGGCGCGAGCGAGGTGAAGCTGTCGATCTCGTATCGCTGCCCGCGCCCGGTCGCGGAGCTCGCGCGCGCGGTGCTCGGGGTGCAGGCGCCCGACGACGCGGTGCGCGCGGCGCGCGAGGGCGTGCCGGTCGTGCGCGATGCGTTCCCCGACGACGCGCACGCGCAGCTGGTCATGGCGAGCGCGGTGCGCGACCTCGCGGAGCGCGAGCCGCGCGCGTCGATCGCGATCATCGCGAGCGACGAAGAGGCGGCGCGGCTCGCGCACGACGCGCTGTCGGACACGCCGCGGGTGCGGCTGGTGCTCGAGGGCGACTTCACGTTCGAGCCGGGCATCGACGTGACGCACGTCGACGCGGTGAAGGGGCTCGAGTTCGACTACGTGGTGCTGCCCGACGTGAGCGCGCGGACGTATCCCGACGATCGCGAGTCGCGGCGCCGGCTGCACGTCGCGGTGACGCGCACGACGTACCAGCTGTGGATCATCGAGCCGGGAGCGCGCTCGCCGATCCTGCCGTCGTCGTGA
- a CDS encoding ArsA family ATPase has product MIDPRARALQLVTGKGGVGKSTLVAALALAWAERGRRPLVVELGRRASIESVIAGAPRVGWDPVEVAPGVHATNVEGGRAVLEVLARWVRVRRLAQRALRSEVMQAFVDAAPGVVEMATMERILELLGDGWDPVLVDADASGHALMFLGLPQVFDELGAAGPVAALLARTRGLFADARRSALHLVTLPGALPVQETIELEARLREQGHVALGAVFVSRAPEAPRVSSERVEVLRTHADGALAPELAWLARDVALAAEARARIDALRARIGRDVIELPEIDETRPSIDALRALGHIALRGLA; this is encoded by the coding sequence GTGATCGATCCGCGCGCGCGGGCGCTGCAGCTCGTCACGGGGAAGGGCGGCGTCGGCAAGTCGACGCTCGTCGCCGCGCTCGCGCTCGCATGGGCGGAGCGGGGACGGCGGCCGCTGGTGGTCGAGCTCGGGCGGCGCGCCTCGATCGAGAGCGTGATCGCGGGCGCGCCGCGCGTGGGGTGGGATCCGGTCGAGGTCGCGCCCGGCGTGCACGCGACGAACGTCGAGGGCGGGCGCGCGGTGCTCGAGGTGCTCGCGCGATGGGTGCGGGTGCGGCGCCTCGCGCAGCGCGCGCTGCGCAGCGAGGTGATGCAGGCGTTCGTCGATGCCGCGCCCGGCGTGGTCGAGATGGCGACGATGGAGCGCATCCTCGAGCTGCTCGGGGACGGCTGGGATCCGGTGCTGGTCGACGCGGACGCGAGCGGGCACGCGCTCATGTTCCTCGGGCTGCCGCAGGTGTTCGACGAGCTGGGCGCGGCGGGGCCGGTCGCGGCGCTGCTCGCGCGGACGCGCGGGCTCTTCGCGGACGCGCGGCGCTCGGCGCTGCACCTCGTGACGCTGCCCGGCGCGCTCCCGGTGCAGGAGACGATCGAGCTCGAGGCGCGGCTGCGCGAGCAGGGTCACGTGGCGCTCGGCGCGGTGTTCGTGTCGCGCGCGCCCGAGGCGCCGCGCGTCTCGAGCGAGCGCGTCGAGGTGCTGCGCACGCACGCGGACGGCGCGCTGGCGCCGGAGCTCGCGTGGCTCGCGCGCGACGTGGCGCTCGCGGCGGAAGCGCGAGCGCGCATCGACGCGCTGCGGGCGCGGATCGGTCGTGACGTGATCGAGCTGCCCGAGATCGACGAGACGCGCCCGAGCATCGATGCGCTGCGCGCGCTCGGGCACATCGCGCTGCGAGGCCTCGCTTGA
- a CDS encoding glycerate kinase type-2 family protein, with product MSAELASALARATIAAVDPRACTRDALRREGARARGPWTVLAFGKAARGMTEGALDELEVERGMVIALDGSPFAHPAITVRRGAHPAPATDAAEHGAEMEALARSLGAGDRALVLVSGGGSAMLERPVEGVGIDEIARVARALMHAGADIAELNAVRRCLSRLKGGGLAEALFPAEVLVVVISDVTDGPTSLVASGPCARPAASPDPREVIARRGVEPLLSPAARRAIATRAEHRIGDDVLASVREVVAADVGTALEGARAEAARRGLRAGVAAERIAGEARDAGPRFVRDARARCAREGFDVWIAGGESTVTVRGRGRGGRNQAAALALANEGAPHGTFVAIATDGVDGSSDAAAVWVDDDVVARAEALGLDGHALLQGDDSHAFFAATGARLVTGPTGTNVADAWIWIDHRLRRNATNR from the coding sequence GTGAGCGCGGAGCTCGCGAGCGCGCTGGCGCGGGCCACGATCGCGGCCGTCGATCCGCGCGCGTGCACGCGCGACGCGCTCCGCCGTGAAGGCGCGCGCGCACGTGGCCCGTGGACGGTGCTCGCGTTCGGCAAGGCCGCGCGCGGCATGACCGAGGGCGCGCTCGACGAGCTCGAGGTCGAGCGCGGCATGGTCATCGCGCTCGATGGCTCGCCGTTCGCGCATCCGGCGATCACGGTGCGGCGCGGCGCGCATCCGGCACCCGCGACGGACGCGGCGGAGCACGGCGCGGAGATGGAGGCACTGGCGCGCTCGCTCGGCGCCGGCGACCGAGCGCTCGTGCTCGTCTCGGGCGGCGGCTCGGCGATGCTCGAGCGACCGGTCGAGGGCGTGGGCATCGACGAGATCGCGCGCGTCGCGCGCGCGCTGATGCACGCGGGCGCCGACATCGCGGAGCTGAACGCGGTGCGTCGCTGCCTGTCGCGGCTGAAGGGCGGCGGGCTCGCCGAGGCGCTCTTCCCGGCCGAGGTGCTCGTCGTCGTGATCTCCGACGTGACCGATGGGCCGACCTCACTCGTCGCGTCGGGGCCGTGCGCGCGGCCTGCAGCGTCGCCCGATCCGCGCGAGGTGATCGCGCGGCGCGGCGTCGAGCCGCTCCTCTCGCCCGCGGCGCGTCGCGCGATCGCGACGCGCGCCGAGCACCGCATCGGCGACGACGTGCTCGCGAGCGTGCGCGAGGTCGTCGCGGCCGACGTGGGCACCGCGCTCGAGGGTGCGCGCGCCGAAGCCGCTCGACGCGGGCTCCGTGCGGGCGTCGCCGCGGAGCGCATCGCAGGTGAGGCGCGCGATGCCGGGCCGCGCTTCGTGCGTGATGCACGCGCGCGCTGTGCGCGCGAAGGCTTCGACGTCTGGATTGCGGGCGGCGAGAGCACCGTGACCGTGCGGGGCCGAGGGCGCGGCGGGCGCAACCAGGCCGCCGCCCTCGCCCTCGCGAACGAAGGCGCACCGCACGGGACGTTCGTCGCGATCGCCACCGACGGAGTCGACGGATCGAGCGACGCGGCAGCGGTGTGGGTGGACGACGACGTCGTCGCGCGCGCAGAGGCGCTCGGCCTCGACGGCCACGCGCTCCTCCAGGGCGACGACTCTCACGCGTTCTTCGCGGCGACGGGCGCGCGCCTCGTCACCGGGCCCACGGGGACGAACGTCGCCGACGCGTGGATCTGGATCGATCACCGATTGCGGCGGAATGCCACGAACCGTTAG